One segment of Megachile rotundata isolate GNS110a chromosome 4, iyMegRotu1, whole genome shotgun sequence DNA contains the following:
- the LOC100879061 gene encoding serine/threonine-protein phosphatase 4 regulatory subunit 4 isoform X3 encodes MTRVIPKVQQSLSTASTEFHIAASSTFKTILEQKLVSHNVFSRTFLQSILNSLEKRDPVICHAWLETLLDVIELLPVEVIRKQILPLTISKGQLSQPVHSRITCSTILGKICTRFESALIQKEVLPMVHSLCQDVNSEVRASICLQLRFVAEGLGAESIKPALLPSLVELANDEEINVRCASVHTIAHLLPHLQEDSIKTIIVPLIKKLCENSMRSDDNVVCVIAQEFGKIVLGIEKSLQPLEKTWFLKYFQQLAQMGVLTSIKKESKPNLPFMNSNPAEDEKYVECRRFCAFNLPAMFIFVSNSSDDTDALLHTFTALASDHYFLVRRTVACGVHEVAKVLGPQSGRITTDIIKLLKDNSEEVLQGLVPNLGVTLDCLAESQIIGIDRVDTTVMEIGRALLKCESEIASTHNWRLAVLMYSQLEVIPKYFSSDFIYSYFVPMAFFRILHARPIPVRLAAGTLFLFLLRYNTKPMQKVELRIKLYRQLANNPDCYVRMMFVRMMIEAMEIFSSVYFKEHFFTVLLNLAEDNVPNIRLKVVSLLPQLKSQLRMPTDKKLLTALEATIRHLRNSEKDRDVLATLSEALQKLDEVELKFEGQTPTGTLTKQDAEDNRKLEEEKRLSGIAIGKSPPGRGATAKRGSWRRATIDTAGKSVSQPTSQDRVPSPRQSSEPSKGRIQLAHPWERIGHTNSNINTTDTTNFDNGSCSDYVTQKAQQSRSKLALPFILWPETCECDYAEDYAFHSCPSSAYAKSVFLAIMRENRRRSQQNFLLTRNYAREFPTNIASKDTATLRTFPAHYNPCWPCSSMPEIPVMLSDDEFLVDAGIRIPAQFSQSVSKIPHLQDPVFGKRRTSFNVNRAGGRTTSMSFDKGKPKRNSSVEYEDCIKRKTNGADQTNNVRTSIDCEDGLSLVKQSAQQLDKKNPGYLGPMMRSRFGFGVNQERPMDDKMKRRNSLILEKDKPKVVQTKCMLDRTKRHSANFSLKLLDSKETKPNLKEQHSLEVTDYASTERLRRALRRYSTLDVNHNQGHSKIPLRSFVRRSRTAPATRASSPVSSQLRYEEIDKLCRKFQEYQLY; translated from the exons ATGACTCGTGTGATACCAAAAGTACAGCAGTCCTTGTCCACTGCATCCACAGAATTTCACATTGCGGCTTCATCCACGTTCAAAACGATATTAGAGCAGAAACTTGTCAGCCATAATGTCTTCAGTCGAACATTCCTCCAAAGTATCTTAAATTCGCTTGAAAAGCGTGATCCAG tTATCTGTCATGCATGGCTGGAGACCTTACTGGATGTGATAGAGTTACTGCCGGTAGAAGTCATAAGAAAGCAG aTTCTTCCATTGACTATAAGCAAAGGACAATTGTCACAACCTGTCCACTCCAGGATAACGTGCAGCACAATATTAGGAAAGATTTGTACAAGATTTGAATCTGCTCT GATACAGAAGGAAGTTCTACCAATGGTACACTCCCTCTGTCAGGATGTAAATAGTGAAGTACGAGCTAGTATCTGCTTGCAGCTACGTTTTGTTGCTGAAGGCCTTGGTGCTGAGTCTATAAAACCTGCTTTGCTACCATCTCTCGTAGAATTAGCAAATGACGAAGAAATCAATGTAAGATGCGCCTCTGTACATACAATAGCGCATTTGCTACCTCATCTTCAGGAAG ATTCGATAAAAACTATCATAGTGCcacttataaaaaaattatgtgaAAATTCGATGCGGTCAGACGATAACGTAGTATGTGTTATTGCTCAGGAGTTCGGAAAAATCGTACTTGGCATCGAAA AGTCCTTACAACCTCTGGAGAAAACATGGTTTTTAAAGTACTTTCAGCAACTTGCACAAATGGGTGTTCTTACGAgtataaaaaaagaatccaaaCCAAATCTTCCATTT ATGAATAGTAATCCTGCTGAAGATGAGAAATATGTGGAATGCAGAAGGTTTTGCGCTTTTAATTTGCCTGCAATGTTTATCTTTGTATCCAATTCTTCAGATGACACGGACGCCTTgcttcatacattcacagcatTAGCCAGTGATCACTATTTCTTGGTTAGGAGAACTGTAGCATGTGGAGTTCATGAA GTGGCCAAGGTATTGGGCCCGCAGAGCGGACGAATAACGACAGAcataatcaaattattaaaagataaTTCTGAAGAAGTTTTGCAAGGTTTAGTTCCTAATCTAGGAGTAACGCTTGATTGTTTAGCCGAAAGTCAAATTATCGGGATAGATAGGGTG GATACCACAGTTATGGAAATAGGTAGAGCATTGTTAAAATGTGAATCGGAAATAGCATCGACACACAATTGGAGATTAGCAGTATTAATGTATTCGCAACTTGAAGTAATACCTAAATACTTTTCAAGTGATTTTATCTATTCATATTTCGTGCCAATGGCTTTTTTCAGAATATTACACGCC AGGCCAATACCCGTACGTCTCGCTGCAGGAACTTTGTTCCTTTTTCTTTTACGTTACAATACGAAACCTATGCAAAAGGTAGAGCTTCGAATTAAATTATACAGACAGTTGGCTAATAATCCTGATTGTTACGTGAGAATGATGTTCGTTCGTATGATGATAGAGGCCATGGAAATTTTCTCGTCTGTATATTTCAAGGAAcacttttttactgttttattgaaCTTGGCAGAAGATAATGTACCTAATATAAGATTGAAAGTAGTTTCTCTGTTACCTCAATTAAAGAGTCAGTTACGGATGCCAACCGATAAGAAATTGTTAACTGCGTTAGAGGCAACTATAAGACATTTAAGAAACAGTGAAAAGGATAGAGATGTGCTTGCCACGTTGTCCGAAGCTTTACAAAAACTGGATGAAGTAGAACTTAAATTTGAAGGTCAAACT ccAACCGGTACACTTACAAAACAAGATGCCGAAgataatagaaaattagaagaagaaaaaagattGTCAGGAATAGCTATTGGAAAATCTCCACCAGGGAGGGGAGCAACAGCGAAAAGGG GTAGTTGGCGTCGGGCAACTATTGATACCGCTGGGAAGTCAGT atCGCAGCCGACATCTCAAG ATCGTGTACCGTCTCCTCGTCAGTCGAGTGAACCATCGAAAGGGAG AATTCAACTAGCACATCCTTGGGAAAGAATAGGGCATACCAACTCAAACATTAACACAACCGATACTACTAACTTTGACAACGGATCGTGCAGTGATTACGTTACGCAAAAGGCGCAGCAAAGCCGTTCGAAATTAGCGTTGCCATTTATACTGTGGCCAGAAACGTGCGAATGCGACTACGCGGAAGACTACGCTTTCCATTCTTGTCCCTCGTCCGCTTACGCGAAGTCTGTCTTCTTGGCGATCATGAGAGAGAACAGGCGAAGGTCGCAGCAAAATTTCCTACTAACCCGAAATTATGCACGCGAGTTTCCTACTAACATAGCCAGCAAGGACACTGCCACTCTCAGAACGTTTCCAGCTCATTATAACCCTTGTTGGCCTTGTAGCTCAATGCCCGAGATACCTGTTATGCTGTCGGACGACGAGTTCCTTGTGGATGCTGGTATCAGAATACCGGCGCAATTCTCTCAGAGCGTTTCCAAGATACCTCATCTTCAAGATCCAGTGTTTGGCAAGAGGAGAACCTCGTTCAATGTGAATCGTGCTGGTGGACGGACAACAAGTATGAGCTTCGACAAAGGCAAGCCCAAGAGAAACTCTTCCGTGGAATACGAGGATTGTATCAAGCGTAAAACGAACGGTGCTGACCAGACGAACAATGTCAGGACTTCGATCGATTGCGAGGATGGTTTAAGTCTCGTGAAGCAGTCTGCTCAACAACTCGATAAGAAGAACCCAGGATATCTTGGGCCAATGATGAGGTCGAGGTTCGGCTTTGGCGTCAATCAGGAAAGACCCATGGACGATAAAATGAAGCGACGAAACTCGTTAATCTTAGAAAAGGACAAGCCTAAAGTCGTGCAGACGAAGTGCATGCTAGACAGGACTAAACGTCACTCCGCGAACTTTAGTTTAAAATTGCTAGACTCGAAAGAGACCAAGCCTAATCTGAAAGAACAACATAGCCTGGAGGTGACCGACTACGCGTCCACGGAACGCCTACGTCGTGCGTTGAGGCGGTATTCAACGTTAGACGTGAATCATAATCAGGGACACAGTAAGATACCATTAAGGAGTTTTGTACGACGTAGTAGAACCGCGCCCGCCACTAGGGCTTCCAGCCCTGTAAGCTCGCAGTTAAGGTACGAGGAGATCGATAAGCTGTGCCGAAAATTCCAAGAGTACCAACTCTATTAA
- the LOC100879061 gene encoding uncharacterized protein LOC100879061 isoform X5, whose product MFMDYEEFASLQLDKPIPDIRDEEQLKKHSLDPNLEKRPIDRALHLLTKGDEIQKLNFIQTLPNLLASDTESCMTRVIPKVQQSLSTASTEFHIAASSTFKTILEQKLVSHNVFSRTFLQSILNSLEKRDPDSIKTIIVPLIKKLCENSMRSDDNVVCVIAQEFGKIVLGIEKSLQPLEKTWFLKYFQQLAQMGVLTSIKKESKPNLPFMNSNPAEDEKYVECRRFCAFNLPAMFIFVSNSSDDTDALLHTFTALASDHYFLVRRTVACGVHEVAKVLGPQSGRITTDIIKLLKDNSEEVLQGLVPNLGVTLDCLAESQIIGIDRVDTTVMEIGRALLKCESEIASTHNWRLAVLMYSQLEVIPKYFSSDFIYSYFVPMAFFRILHARPIPVRLAAGTLFLFLLRYNTKPMQKVELRIKLYRQLANNPDCYVRMMFVRMMIEAMEIFSSVYFKEHFFTVLLNLAEDNVPNIRLKVVSLLPQLKSQLRMPTDKKLLTALEATIRHLRNSEKDRDVLATLSEALQKLDEVELKFEGQTPTGTLTKQDAEDNRKLEEEKRLSGIAIGKSPPGRGATAKRGSWRRATIDTAGKSVSQPTSQDRVPSPRQSSEPSKGRIQLAHPWERIGHTNSNINTTDTTNFDNGSCSDYVTQKAQQSRSKLALPFILWPETCECDYAEDYAFHSCPSSAYAKSVFLAIMRENRRRSQQNFLLTRNYAREFPTNIASKDTATLRTFPAHYNPCWPCSSMPEIPVMLSDDEFLVDAGIRIPAQFSQSVSKIPHLQDPVFGKRRTSFNVNRAGGRTTSMSFDKGKPKRNSSVEYEDCIKRKTNGADQTNNVRTSIDCEDGLSLVKQSAQQLDKKNPGYLGPMMRSRFGFGVNQERPMDDKMKRRNSLILEKDKPKVVQTKCMLDRTKRHSANFSLKLLDSKETKPNLKEQHSLEVTDYASTERLRRALRRYSTLDVNHNQGHSKIPLRSFVRRSRTAPATRASSPVSSQLRYEEIDKLCRKFQEYQLY is encoded by the exons GAAAGGCGatgaaattcaaaaacttaattttatacaaacattACCAAACCTCTTGGCCTCAGACACAGAATCATGTATGACTCGTGTGATACCAAAAGTACAGCAGTCCTTGTCCACTGCATCCACAGAATTTCACATTGCGGCTTCATCCACGTTCAAAACGATATTAGAGCAGAAACTTGTCAGCCATAATGTCTTCAGTCGAACATTCCTCCAAAGTATCTTAAATTCGCTTGAAAAGCGTGATCCAG ATTCGATAAAAACTATCATAGTGCcacttataaaaaaattatgtgaAAATTCGATGCGGTCAGACGATAACGTAGTATGTGTTATTGCTCAGGAGTTCGGAAAAATCGTACTTGGCATCGAAA AGTCCTTACAACCTCTGGAGAAAACATGGTTTTTAAAGTACTTTCAGCAACTTGCACAAATGGGTGTTCTTACGAgtataaaaaaagaatccaaaCCAAATCTTCCATTT ATGAATAGTAATCCTGCTGAAGATGAGAAATATGTGGAATGCAGAAGGTTTTGCGCTTTTAATTTGCCTGCAATGTTTATCTTTGTATCCAATTCTTCAGATGACACGGACGCCTTgcttcatacattcacagcatTAGCCAGTGATCACTATTTCTTGGTTAGGAGAACTGTAGCATGTGGAGTTCATGAA GTGGCCAAGGTATTGGGCCCGCAGAGCGGACGAATAACGACAGAcataatcaaattattaaaagataaTTCTGAAGAAGTTTTGCAAGGTTTAGTTCCTAATCTAGGAGTAACGCTTGATTGTTTAGCCGAAAGTCAAATTATCGGGATAGATAGGGTG GATACCACAGTTATGGAAATAGGTAGAGCATTGTTAAAATGTGAATCGGAAATAGCATCGACACACAATTGGAGATTAGCAGTATTAATGTATTCGCAACTTGAAGTAATACCTAAATACTTTTCAAGTGATTTTATCTATTCATATTTCGTGCCAATGGCTTTTTTCAGAATATTACACGCC AGGCCAATACCCGTACGTCTCGCTGCAGGAACTTTGTTCCTTTTTCTTTTACGTTACAATACGAAACCTATGCAAAAGGTAGAGCTTCGAATTAAATTATACAGACAGTTGGCTAATAATCCTGATTGTTACGTGAGAATGATGTTCGTTCGTATGATGATAGAGGCCATGGAAATTTTCTCGTCTGTATATTTCAAGGAAcacttttttactgttttattgaaCTTGGCAGAAGATAATGTACCTAATATAAGATTGAAAGTAGTTTCTCTGTTACCTCAATTAAAGAGTCAGTTACGGATGCCAACCGATAAGAAATTGTTAACTGCGTTAGAGGCAACTATAAGACATTTAAGAAACAGTGAAAAGGATAGAGATGTGCTTGCCACGTTGTCCGAAGCTTTACAAAAACTGGATGAAGTAGAACTTAAATTTGAAGGTCAAACT ccAACCGGTACACTTACAAAACAAGATGCCGAAgataatagaaaattagaagaagaaaaaagattGTCAGGAATAGCTATTGGAAAATCTCCACCAGGGAGGGGAGCAACAGCGAAAAGGG GTAGTTGGCGTCGGGCAACTATTGATACCGCTGGGAAGTCAGT atCGCAGCCGACATCTCAAG ATCGTGTACCGTCTCCTCGTCAGTCGAGTGAACCATCGAAAGGGAG AATTCAACTAGCACATCCTTGGGAAAGAATAGGGCATACCAACTCAAACATTAACACAACCGATACTACTAACTTTGACAACGGATCGTGCAGTGATTACGTTACGCAAAAGGCGCAGCAAAGCCGTTCGAAATTAGCGTTGCCATTTATACTGTGGCCAGAAACGTGCGAATGCGACTACGCGGAAGACTACGCTTTCCATTCTTGTCCCTCGTCCGCTTACGCGAAGTCTGTCTTCTTGGCGATCATGAGAGAGAACAGGCGAAGGTCGCAGCAAAATTTCCTACTAACCCGAAATTATGCACGCGAGTTTCCTACTAACATAGCCAGCAAGGACACTGCCACTCTCAGAACGTTTCCAGCTCATTATAACCCTTGTTGGCCTTGTAGCTCAATGCCCGAGATACCTGTTATGCTGTCGGACGACGAGTTCCTTGTGGATGCTGGTATCAGAATACCGGCGCAATTCTCTCAGAGCGTTTCCAAGATACCTCATCTTCAAGATCCAGTGTTTGGCAAGAGGAGAACCTCGTTCAATGTGAATCGTGCTGGTGGACGGACAACAAGTATGAGCTTCGACAAAGGCAAGCCCAAGAGAAACTCTTCCGTGGAATACGAGGATTGTATCAAGCGTAAAACGAACGGTGCTGACCAGACGAACAATGTCAGGACTTCGATCGATTGCGAGGATGGTTTAAGTCTCGTGAAGCAGTCTGCTCAACAACTCGATAAGAAGAACCCAGGATATCTTGGGCCAATGATGAGGTCGAGGTTCGGCTTTGGCGTCAATCAGGAAAGACCCATGGACGATAAAATGAAGCGACGAAACTCGTTAATCTTAGAAAAGGACAAGCCTAAAGTCGTGCAGACGAAGTGCATGCTAGACAGGACTAAACGTCACTCCGCGAACTTTAGTTTAAAATTGCTAGACTCGAAAGAGACCAAGCCTAATCTGAAAGAACAACATAGCCTGGAGGTGACCGACTACGCGTCCACGGAACGCCTACGTCGTGCGTTGAGGCGGTATTCAACGTTAGACGTGAATCATAATCAGGGACACAGTAAGATACCATTAAGGAGTTTTGTACGACGTAGTAGAACCGCGCCCGCCACTAGGGCTTCCAGCCCTGTAAGCTCGCAGTTAAGGTACGAGGAGATCGATAAGCTGTGCCGAAAATTCCAAGAGTACCAACTCTATTAA
- the LOC100879061 gene encoding uncharacterized protein LOC100879061 isoform X6 codes for MVHSLCQDVNSEVRASICLQLRFVAEGLGAESIKPALLPSLVELANDEEINVRCASVHTIAHLLPHLQEDSIKTIIVPLIKKLCENSMRSDDNVVCVIAQEFGKIVLGIEKSLQPLEKTWFLKYFQQLAQMGVLTSIKKESKPNLPFMNSNPAEDEKYVECRRFCAFNLPAMFIFVSNSSDDTDALLHTFTALASDHYFLVRRTVACGVHEVAKVLGPQSGRITTDIIKLLKDNSEEVLQGLVPNLGVTLDCLAESQIIGIDRVDTTVMEIGRALLKCESEIASTHNWRLAVLMYSQLEVIPKYFSSDFIYSYFVPMAFFRILHARPIPVRLAAGTLFLFLLRYNTKPMQKVELRIKLYRQLANNPDCYVRMMFVRMMIEAMEIFSSVYFKEHFFTVLLNLAEDNVPNIRLKVVSLLPQLKSQLRMPTDKKLLTALEATIRHLRNSEKDRDVLATLSEALQKLDEVELKFEGQTPTGTLTKQDAEDNRKLEEEKRLSGIAIGKSPPGRGATAKRGSWRRATIDTAGKSVSQPTSQDRVPSPRQSSEPSKGRIQLAHPWERIGHTNSNINTTDTTNFDNGSCSDYVTQKAQQSRSKLALPFILWPETCECDYAEDYAFHSCPSSAYAKSVFLAIMRENRRRSQQNFLLTRNYAREFPTNIASKDTATLRTFPAHYNPCWPCSSMPEIPVMLSDDEFLVDAGIRIPAQFSQSVSKIPHLQDPVFGKRRTSFNVNRAGGRTTSMSFDKGKPKRNSSVEYEDCIKRKTNGADQTNNVRTSIDCEDGLSLVKQSAQQLDKKNPGYLGPMMRSRFGFGVNQERPMDDKMKRRNSLILEKDKPKVVQTKCMLDRTKRHSANFSLKLLDSKETKPNLKEQHSLEVTDYASTERLRRALRRYSTLDVNHNQGHSKIPLRSFVRRSRTAPATRASSPVSSQLRYEEIDKLCRKFQEYQLY; via the exons ATGGTACACTCCCTCTGTCAGGATGTAAATAGTGAAGTACGAGCTAGTATCTGCTTGCAGCTACGTTTTGTTGCTGAAGGCCTTGGTGCTGAGTCTATAAAACCTGCTTTGCTACCATCTCTCGTAGAATTAGCAAATGACGAAGAAATCAATGTAAGATGCGCCTCTGTACATACAATAGCGCATTTGCTACCTCATCTTCAGGAAG ATTCGATAAAAACTATCATAGTGCcacttataaaaaaattatgtgaAAATTCGATGCGGTCAGACGATAACGTAGTATGTGTTATTGCTCAGGAGTTCGGAAAAATCGTACTTGGCATCGAAA AGTCCTTACAACCTCTGGAGAAAACATGGTTTTTAAAGTACTTTCAGCAACTTGCACAAATGGGTGTTCTTACGAgtataaaaaaagaatccaaaCCAAATCTTCCATTT ATGAATAGTAATCCTGCTGAAGATGAGAAATATGTGGAATGCAGAAGGTTTTGCGCTTTTAATTTGCCTGCAATGTTTATCTTTGTATCCAATTCTTCAGATGACACGGACGCCTTgcttcatacattcacagcatTAGCCAGTGATCACTATTTCTTGGTTAGGAGAACTGTAGCATGTGGAGTTCATGAA GTGGCCAAGGTATTGGGCCCGCAGAGCGGACGAATAACGACAGAcataatcaaattattaaaagataaTTCTGAAGAAGTTTTGCAAGGTTTAGTTCCTAATCTAGGAGTAACGCTTGATTGTTTAGCCGAAAGTCAAATTATCGGGATAGATAGGGTG GATACCACAGTTATGGAAATAGGTAGAGCATTGTTAAAATGTGAATCGGAAATAGCATCGACACACAATTGGAGATTAGCAGTATTAATGTATTCGCAACTTGAAGTAATACCTAAATACTTTTCAAGTGATTTTATCTATTCATATTTCGTGCCAATGGCTTTTTTCAGAATATTACACGCC AGGCCAATACCCGTACGTCTCGCTGCAGGAACTTTGTTCCTTTTTCTTTTACGTTACAATACGAAACCTATGCAAAAGGTAGAGCTTCGAATTAAATTATACAGACAGTTGGCTAATAATCCTGATTGTTACGTGAGAATGATGTTCGTTCGTATGATGATAGAGGCCATGGAAATTTTCTCGTCTGTATATTTCAAGGAAcacttttttactgttttattgaaCTTGGCAGAAGATAATGTACCTAATATAAGATTGAAAGTAGTTTCTCTGTTACCTCAATTAAAGAGTCAGTTACGGATGCCAACCGATAAGAAATTGTTAACTGCGTTAGAGGCAACTATAAGACATTTAAGAAACAGTGAAAAGGATAGAGATGTGCTTGCCACGTTGTCCGAAGCTTTACAAAAACTGGATGAAGTAGAACTTAAATTTGAAGGTCAAACT ccAACCGGTACACTTACAAAACAAGATGCCGAAgataatagaaaattagaagaagaaaaaagattGTCAGGAATAGCTATTGGAAAATCTCCACCAGGGAGGGGAGCAACAGCGAAAAGGG GTAGTTGGCGTCGGGCAACTATTGATACCGCTGGGAAGTCAGT atCGCAGCCGACATCTCAAG ATCGTGTACCGTCTCCTCGTCAGTCGAGTGAACCATCGAAAGGGAG AATTCAACTAGCACATCCTTGGGAAAGAATAGGGCATACCAACTCAAACATTAACACAACCGATACTACTAACTTTGACAACGGATCGTGCAGTGATTACGTTACGCAAAAGGCGCAGCAAAGCCGTTCGAAATTAGCGTTGCCATTTATACTGTGGCCAGAAACGTGCGAATGCGACTACGCGGAAGACTACGCTTTCCATTCTTGTCCCTCGTCCGCTTACGCGAAGTCTGTCTTCTTGGCGATCATGAGAGAGAACAGGCGAAGGTCGCAGCAAAATTTCCTACTAACCCGAAATTATGCACGCGAGTTTCCTACTAACATAGCCAGCAAGGACACTGCCACTCTCAGAACGTTTCCAGCTCATTATAACCCTTGTTGGCCTTGTAGCTCAATGCCCGAGATACCTGTTATGCTGTCGGACGACGAGTTCCTTGTGGATGCTGGTATCAGAATACCGGCGCAATTCTCTCAGAGCGTTTCCAAGATACCTCATCTTCAAGATCCAGTGTTTGGCAAGAGGAGAACCTCGTTCAATGTGAATCGTGCTGGTGGACGGACAACAAGTATGAGCTTCGACAAAGGCAAGCCCAAGAGAAACTCTTCCGTGGAATACGAGGATTGTATCAAGCGTAAAACGAACGGTGCTGACCAGACGAACAATGTCAGGACTTCGATCGATTGCGAGGATGGTTTAAGTCTCGTGAAGCAGTCTGCTCAACAACTCGATAAGAAGAACCCAGGATATCTTGGGCCAATGATGAGGTCGAGGTTCGGCTTTGGCGTCAATCAGGAAAGACCCATGGACGATAAAATGAAGCGACGAAACTCGTTAATCTTAGAAAAGGACAAGCCTAAAGTCGTGCAGACGAAGTGCATGCTAGACAGGACTAAACGTCACTCCGCGAACTTTAGTTTAAAATTGCTAGACTCGAAAGAGACCAAGCCTAATCTGAAAGAACAACATAGCCTGGAGGTGACCGACTACGCGTCCACGGAACGCCTACGTCGTGCGTTGAGGCGGTATTCAACGTTAGACGTGAATCATAATCAGGGACACAGTAAGATACCATTAAGGAGTTTTGTACGACGTAGTAGAACCGCGCCCGCCACTAGGGCTTCCAGCCCTGTAAGCTCGCAGTTAAGGTACGAGGAGATCGATAAGCTGTGCCGAAAATTCCAAGAGTACCAACTCTATTAA